Proteins co-encoded in one Melioribacteraceae bacterium genomic window:
- a CDS encoding Panacea domain-containing protein: protein MKVFYFADKLHLSKYGRFMFGETYVAMPKGHVPSTIYDMIKFIRGDGSKEFDPELKKSIIVDGNKIKAIQPANLDYLSPSEIECLNNAIDEFGKLNHSLVFFKSHKDHAYKVTPVNSDIAIDDIVDSLDNKNTIKEYLNNLYE, encoded by the coding sequence ATGAAAGTTTTTTATTTTGCTGATAAATTGCATTTAAGTAAGTATGGAAGATTTATGTTTGGCGAAACATATGTTGCCATGCCTAAAGGTCATGTACCAAGTACGATATATGATATGATCAAATTTATTCGAGGTGATGGTTCGAAGGAATTTGATCCAGAATTAAAAAAATCAATTATTGTAGATGGAAATAAAATTAAGGCTATTCAACCAGCAAATTTAGATTATTTAAGTCCTTCAGAAATTGAATGTCTTAACAATGCAATTGATGAATTTGGGAAGTTGAATCATTCATTAGTCTTTTTCAAATCTCATAAAGACCATGCATATAAGGTCACTCCGGTAAATAGTGATATTGCTATTGATGATATCGTCGATTCTCTTGATAATAAAAATACTATAAAAGAGTATCTCAATAATTTATACGAATAA
- the cas2 gene encoding CRISPR-associated endonuclease Cas2 — MRFSEYRIMWILVFFDLPTETPKERKSYTRFRKELMKDGFSMFQFSIYVRHCSSRENKNVHVKRVRQLLPEKGHVGILSVTDKQFSMMEIFYGKKKESGFVEPHQLELF, encoded by the coding sequence ATGAGATTTAGCGAATATAGAATTATGTGGATTTTAGTATTTTTCGATTTACCTACTGAAACTCCAAAAGAAAGAAAATCATATACTCGCTTTCGTAAAGAATTAATGAAAGATGGTTTTTCTATGTTTCAATTCTCTATTTATGTAAGGCATTGCAGTAGTCGGGAAAATAAGAATGTCCATGTAAAAAGAGTTAGGCAATTACTACCTGAAAAAGGGCATGTTGGAATTCTATCTGTTACTGATAAACAGTTTAGCATGATGGAAATATTTTATGGTAAGAAAAAGGAAAGTGGTTTTGTTGAACCCCACCAGCTTGAATTATTCTAA
- the cas1 gene encoding type II CRISPR-associated endonuclease Cas1 has product MRFLPHAKWSFLPLSGNTEQNERFREQINSSEPLKKQLWQQTVTAKINNQLSVLKKNKVPINNMVTWAKKVRSGDPDNYEGRAAAYYWKNIFKQIPDFIRDRYGEPPNNLLNYGYAILRAVTARSLVGSGLLPTLGIHHSNKYNAYCLADDIMEPYRPFVDLLIKYIIDNGEDFYELTPSIKKQLLEIPTLDVIINDERSPLMVALQKTTASLSKCFSQQLRKILYPILN; this is encoded by the coding sequence CATGCCAAATGGTCTTTTTTACCACTTTCTGGTAATACGGAACAGAATGAAAGATTCCGTGAACAAATAAATTCCTCAGAACCTCTTAAAAAACAACTCTGGCAACAAACAGTTACTGCTAAAATTAATAACCAATTGTCAGTCCTTAAGAAAAATAAAGTTCCTATCAATAACATGGTAACCTGGGCTAAAAAGGTCAGAAGCGGGGATCCGGATAATTATGAGGGAAGAGCTGCTGCTTACTACTGGAAAAATATCTTTAAGCAGATACCCGATTTTATTCGTGACCGTTATGGCGAACCACCAAATAACCTGCTTAATTATGGTTATGCAATTCTAAGAGCTGTGACTGCGCGTTCACTTGTCGGATCTGGTTTGCTACCTACATTAGGTATTCATCATTCTAATAAATATAATGCTTATTGTTTAGCAGATGATATTATGGAACCCTATAGACCCTTTGTTGATCTTTTAATTAAATATATTATCGATAATGGTGAAGATTTTTATGAATTAACACCTTCCATTAAAAAGCAACTTCTAGAGATTCCCACTTTAGATGTCATTATAAATGATGAACGAAGCCCACTTATGGTTGCATTGCAGAAAACTACTGCATCTTTATCAAAGTGCTTTTCTCAACAATTAAGAAAAATTTTATATCCTATACTTAATTAA